Within the Natranaeroarchaeum sulfidigenes genome, the region TTCAACAAGCAGCGACGTGAGTTCGAGTTTCAACCGGGGCCAGTGTTCGCAAACGTCGTCCTCGGCGATGAGATCAACCGCGCTCCGCCCAAGACCCAGAGTGCCTTGCTCGAAGCCATGGAAGAACAGCAAGTGACGGTCGACGGCGAGACACGCCCGTTGCCGCGGCCATACACCGTGATCGCGACACAGAACGCGGTCGAACCCGATCGGACCTACGATCTGCCGCTCGCGGAGATCGACCGTTTTACAAAGAAACTCCAGCTGGGGTATCCGGAGCCCGACGACGAGGCCGAAATGCTCGATCGGGTCGTCGGGACGCATCCGATCGAATCGCTCGCCCCGGTCACCGACACGGCGACGCTCGTGGGCGCCCGACAGGCGGTCGCGGAAGTCACGATCGAGGCACCCATACGTGAGTACGCGACGCGACTTGCGACGTACACGCGCGAGCACGCGGAACTCGGTGCCAGCCCCCGTGCAACTGTCTCCCTCCTCCGTGCAGCACAGGCACGGGCGGCGTTCTCCGGACGGGAGTACGTCCTCCCCGACGACATCAAGACGGAAGCGCCGGTCGTGTTCTCACACCGGATCCGAACCCGCGACGGGAGCAGATCGGGTACGGATGTCGTCGAGAATGCACTCACATCGGTACCAGTCGAATGAGGGGTCGTTGTCGATGAAGCCAACACTTCGCGGCGTTGTCGTAATCGCCTTGATCGGCGGGGGCGTCTATATGGCCGCAGAGTTCGGCCCCCGGGCGCTCAATGCCGTCGTCGGGCCGGCACTCATCGCACTCATCATCGCCGCCGTACAGGTCGGCATCGCAAATAAACCCCGGGTCGAGCGTCGGCTTCCGGAACCGGAGACCGCCGGCACGGAGGTGACTGTAGAGCTGGCCATAGAGACGGCCTCGCCGACCAGTGCAACGGTGTACGACCGCGTCGGTAACGGACTGACTGCTATCGGCAACCGTCTCACGACGACGATCGGAAACGGAACGCTCTCCTACGACCTCCGTCTGGACGAGCGCGGCGACCACGAGATCGGTCCACTTGCTGTCGAAATTACGGACGTACTGGGGCTTTTCAGCCGTCAGTTCGAGTTCGAGGAGATCGACCGATTGCTCGTGTATCCGCCAGCCTATCGACTTGACCTCACAGGCACCGATCTGGTAGTCTTCTCGACGGTCGATCGGTCCTACGGCAATGATGAGTTCGCCCATCTCCGGGAGTATCAGCGAGGTGACACGCTTCGGGATGTCGACTGGAAGGCGAGTGCAAAACGCCCGGACGAGGGGCTCGTCGTCGGGGAATTCGACGATAGCAGTCGGCAGGAGACAGTACGAATAGCGGTCGATACCGACGCCGGTGACCCTGACGACCTCGCGGCAGCCGCCGCAAGCGTTGCATGTCACCTCCTCGATACCGGTTTTGAGGTCGGCCTTGGGACCCCCACGGCGACGGTCGCTCCCGAAAGTGGCGGCGAGCACCGACGATCGATCCTGACGGCACTCGCTCGGCTTTCCGACGGAAAACTGGCCGACGAAACACTGGAGCATGCTGACCTGATCATCTCGACCGAGGGGGAGGAAGTGACAATTCGAGCGGAGCACACAACGGTTGCATTCGATGAACTCGTCACTGGGGGCAGGACTGAACCAGTCAGGGATGGTTCCCAGATCTCTGAAGCGGATCGGGGCGCTTTCGGCAGGACGGCAACCGGGGTGGGAGCGACGTGAGTACGACGACCACTGAGCGACTCGGTACTCTGGTTCCGGAAGACCTGGAGCTTACCTCCGCATACCGATATCTCGCACTCGGATCGATTCTGGTGTTGACTGTGTCGTACACGACCGTGTTGCGGGATATCGCCGTCGTCGTGGGGGAATCCTCCCAGGTCGTTACCGCGGTGATGCTGACGCTAATGGTCGCGACGATCCTTGCAAAACTCGTTGCGGAGCGCACTGCGTTGTTACTCGCCGGGAGTTTACTGATTATCGGCTACGGCTGGTATCTCGCGATGTCGCCGGGGACGACCGAGACAGTAATCAGCTCGTGGGACATCCTGTTGAACGACGCACTCTCCCTGCTTACTGGCCTGTCGCTGATCCAGATCACGGACGCCGAAGTGTGGGCGACCGGCACCGCACCCGCCCCCGTCTTCCTGTCGTGGTATCTGGCAGTTCGCGGTCGATATATTGGGAGTACCGTCGTTGGTGGGGGTGCCCTGTTGATGCTCGTGCTTACCGGCGACGCCCCGGCAATGACGACGCTGATCGGCGTCCTCGCCGCGACGTGTGCGGTCGGATTCGGTGAACTCGATCGCAGGGACGGCTCGCTGCGGCAACTCGACGTTCTCGTCGTACTCGTCGCAGTAATGCTGCTGTTTACGCTGTCCGTGACCGTCGTCCCGAGCGGCAGCGGCTCACCGCTCGGGCTCGATAGCCCCGGCTCACTCGGCGGACTGGAAGACGGTGAGGACGCGGACACGATCGAGGGGAGTCTGATGAACTCACCGGACGAGCTACAGGTACAGGGGAGTGTCGATCTCACGCCGGAGGTTCGGTTTACCGTCGAGAGCAACGAGCCAGCCCACTGGCGAGTCGGGATCTACGATACGTTTACCGGGGACGGCTGGGTCCGCTCTGGCGATACCAGTGGTTACGATGGTCCGATCGAAGGAC harbors:
- a CDS encoding DUF58 domain-containing protein, with protein sequence MKPTLRGVVVIALIGGGVYMAAEFGPRALNAVVGPALIALIIAAVQVGIANKPRVERRLPEPETAGTEVTVELAIETASPTSATVYDRVGNGLTAIGNRLTTTIGNGTLSYDLRLDERGDHEIGPLAVEITDVLGLFSRQFEFEEIDRLLVYPPAYRLDLTGTDLVVFSTVDRSYGNDEFAHLREYQRGDTLRDVDWKASAKRPDEGLVVGEFDDSSRQETVRIAVDTDAGDPDDLAAAAASVACHLLDTGFEVGLGTPTATVAPESGGEHRRSILTALARLSDGKLADETLEHADLIISTEGEEVTIRAEHTTVAFDELVTGGRTEPVRDGSQISEADRGAFGRTATGVGAT
- a CDS encoding AAA family ATPase, with translation MTDANSPDVFEPSQQSTDVKPVPIEEIQPLASSIVDNVKRVIVGQDDVIEHVVVTMLARGHVLLEDVPGVGKTMLARSIARSVDCRFKRVQFTPDLLPTDITGVNVFNKQRREFEFQPGPVFANVVLGDEINRAPPKTQSALLEAMEEQQVTVDGETRPLPRPYTVIATQNAVEPDRTYDLPLAEIDRFTKKLQLGYPEPDDEAEMLDRVVGTHPIESLAPVTDTATLVGARQAVAEVTIEAPIREYATRLATYTREHAELGASPRATVSLLRAAQARAAFSGREYVLPDDIKTEAPVVFSHRIRTRDGSRSGTDVVENALTSVPVE